In one Alnus glutinosa chromosome 12, dhAlnGlut1.1, whole genome shotgun sequence genomic region, the following are encoded:
- the LOC133851174 gene encoding glycine-rich domain-containing protein 1: protein MEVEQEFEWNEAQNILISVDLVAAAKQQLQFLAAVDRNRYLYDGPALKRAIYRYNACWLPLLAKHSESQISEGPLVVPLDCEWVWHCHRLNPVQYKSDCEELYGRILDNSNVVSSIQGTCKRQTEEIWNRLYPEEHYNFNITQAFLENISETLPGVQKYTKYDLVSAVKRQSPFFYQVSRPHMNNDLFLEGAVARYKGFLHLIKRNKEKSIKRFCVPTYDIDLIWHTHQLHSASYCKDLNELLGKVLEHDDMDSDRTKGKKLDSGFSGTTKQWEETFGTRYWKAGAMYRGNAPSPLTTTPCLSDTNGKEVDASNKFQNTIQLPQLKFVEALLEFVEVRNLPEGHKGSLFVSFCKRQPDALFNAKRKLSILSESGEKQVASFQCEPTGELLFELISHSTSKLPITRAPKILGSTSLSLQEFLAPVSKLSVEKWLELVPNSSNKISKPICLRVAVSFTVPSLAPLVLRMRSQPFSKSSCFFPLPGKVQHAKSSTLVIDETGTEVISLQMRDSKNDRARENCVPRKEVIGITFSGETRTLAEFVGTGWSLMDSHWSLHLQKKSSDDGHLFELMGSRKVKFFSGRKLEYEPIHCQKHRSEQDFMTAVEFSREDPYGKAVALLDLKSGLFKVKEEWVVVPGIISAFILTDIFKREGYGGFAVNCKIFEMDSPTEKVDGLYEEDKRTNLTTSVASEVELSVDMAEGNAAIPEQNSLSSGGCGGGCGSGCGNMVKSGGCGGCGGGCGGGCGNMVKSGGCGGCGGGCGGSGGCGGGCGNMVKSGGCGGCGGGGGCGSKSTYENKAGNSCADEHSKETSIDSIYASEGVAA from the exons ATGGAAGTGGAGCAAGAGTTTGAGTGGAATGAAGCgcaaaatattttgataagtgTTGACCTTGTGGCTGCGGCCAAACAGCAGCTTCAGTTCCTTGCCGCTGTTGATAGGAATCGTTACCTCTATGATGGCCCTGCCCTCAAGAGGGCCATCTACAG GTATAATGCTTGTTGGCTGCCCTTACTTGCCAAGCATTCTGAGTCCCAGATTTCTGAAGGGCCTTTGGTTGTTCCTCTTGATTGTGAATGGGTTTGGCATTGTCACAGGCTTAATCCA GTACAATACAAATCTGACTGTGAGGAACTTTATGGAAGAATCCTTGACAATTCTAATGTTGTGTCTTCCATTCAAGGCACTTGTAAAAGGCAAACTGAAGAAATTTGGAATAGATTGTACCCAGAAGAACACTACAACTTCAACATAACTCAAGCATTCTTGGAAAATATCTCCGAGACACTTCCTGGCGTTCAAAAGTACACTAAATATGATCTAGTTTCAGCAGTTAAAAGGCAGAGTCCTTTCTTTTACCAG GTATCCAGACCCCATATGAACAATGATCTCTTTCTTGAAGGAGCTGTTGCTAGATATAAAGGATTTTTGCACCTAATTAAGAGAAACAAGGAGAAGTCTATAAAACGCTTTTGCGTTCCTACCTACGACATTGACCTCATCTGGCACACTCATCAGTTGCATTCTGCTTCTTATTGTAAAGATCTCAATGAATTACTTGGAAAGGTTTTGGAGCATGATGACATGGACTCAGACAGAACTAAAGGGAAGAAACTGGATAGTGGGTTTTCTGGAACTACCAAGCAGTGGGAAGAGACATTTGGTACAAGGTATTGGAAGGCTGGGGCAATGTATAGGGGCAATGCCCCTTCTCCTCTCACAACCACTCCTTGCTTGTCTGACACGAATGGCAAGGAGGTAGATGCATCCAACAAGTTTCAGAATACAATTCAGCTTCCCCAGCTGAAGTTTGTGGAG GCCCTTTTGGAGTTTGTCGAAGTTAGGAACTTACCAGAGGGGCACAAGGGAAGTCtctttgtttcattttgtaagAGACAACCTGATGCACTCTTTAATGCTAAGCGCAAACTGAGTATTTTGTCCGAGTCTGGAGAGAAACAGGTTgcttcttttcaatgtgaaCCGACAGGAGAGCTGCTCTTTGAACTCATATCCCATTCAACTTCCAAATTACCAATAACAAGGGCTCCGAAAATATTGGGTTCTACTTCACTCTCTCTCCAAGAATTTCTGGCCCCAGTCTCTAAACTTTCAGTGGAAAAATGGTTGGAGTTGGTGCCAAATTCTAGCAATAAGATCTCGAAACCAATCTGCCTTCGAGTTGCTGTCTCTTTCACTGTTCCATCTCTAGCACCGCTTGTGCTTCGCATGCGATCTCAACCATTTTCAAAAAGTTCTTGTTTCTTCCCGCTACCAGGAAAAGTTCAGCATGCCAAGAGCTCAACGCTTGTCATTGATGAAACTGGTACAGAGGTCATCAGCCTCCAAATGAG GGACTCAAAGAATGACAGGGCAAGAGAAAATTGTGTTCCTAGGAAGGAGGTGATTGGTATTACTTTTTCTGGTGAAACACGCACTCTTGCAGAGTTTGTCGGAACTGGGTGGTCTTTAATGGATTCTCACTGGTCCCTTCATCTTCAAAAGAAATCCAGTGACGATGGCCATCTCTTTGAGCTCATGGGCAGTAGGAAG GTAAAATTCTTCTCAGGCAGAAAGCTGGAATATGAACCCATACATTGTCAGAAGCATAGAAGTGAACAGGATTTTATGACAGCAGTTGAATTCTCTAGGGAAGATCCGTATGGCAAAGCAGTGGCATTGCTTGACTTGAAATCAGGACTTTTCAAG GTAAAGGAAGAATGGGTGGTGGTGCCTGGAATTATATCCGCATTTATACTTACTGATATTTTCAAGAGGGAAGGATATGGTGGATTTGCTGTGAATTGCAAAATTTTTGAGATGGATAGTCCAACTGAAAAAGTCGATGGTCTCTATGAGGAAGACAAGAGAACCAACCTGACCACTTCTGTAGCAAGTGAAGTAGAGTTGAGTGTGGACATGGCTGAAGGAAATGCTGCAATACCAGAACAAAACAGCTTGTCTAGTGGAGGTTGCGGTGGAGGTTGTGGTAGTGGCTGTGGAAACATGGTGAAGAGCGGTGGCTGTGGTGGCTGTGGTGGTGGTTGTGGTGGGGGGTGTGGAAACATGGTGAAGAGTGGTGGCTGCGGTGGGTGTGGTGGTGGTTGTGGTGGTAGTGGTGGTTGCGGCGGTGGGTGTGGAAACATGGTGAAGAGTGGTGGCTGCGGTGggtgtggtggtggtggtggttgtggCAGTAAATCCACATATGAAAATAAAGCTGGTAACTCCTGCGCTGATGAACACTCAAAGGAAACATCCATCGATTCCATCTATGCCAGTGAGGGAGTAGCCGCTTGA
- the LOC133883044 gene encoding uncharacterized protein At4g37920 yields MSSLLGVELSTSAAKPSIFNPSNLNSLPFTEFLSPAILTIPPISSASLFPHSKHSLKNKDKRSRTTIHSFKSQNAHFEPVTSVQVSDIDTAQVEEQVEVELAEGYTITQFCDKIIEVFLNEKPKTKEWRKYLVFREDWKKYRESFYNRCRSRADAESDPTMKQKLISLGRKVKKIDDEMEGHSELLKEIQDNPTDTNAIVTRRRKDFTGEFFSYLDLLSQTYDSLEDRDAVARLGTRCLSAVSAYDNTLEYVDTLDAAQAKFDDILNSPSVEVACEKIKSLAKAKELDSSLILLINSAWASAKESTTMKNEVKEIMYHLYKATKSSLRSIEPKEIKLLKHLLNITDPEERFSALATAFSPGDEREAKDPYALYTNPKELHKWIKIMLDAYNLNKEETDIREARQMTQPVVIQRLFILKETIEGEYLEDGKSQDSKTEGDTKSEEL; encoded by the exons ATGAGCAGCTTATTGGGCGTGGAGCTCTCAACCTCCGCAGCAAAACCCTCTATCTTCAACCCCAGCAACCTCAATTCCTTGCCTTTCACTGAATTCCTCTCTCCTGCAATTCTCACAATTCCCCCAATATCCTCTGCCTCTCTTTTCCCGCATTCCAAACACAGTCTTAAAAACAAGGACAAAAGGAGTAGAACAACAATTCACAGTTTCAAATCCCAGAATGCCCATTTCGAACCCGTCACCA GTGTTCAAGTCAGTGACATAGACACCGCTCAAGTGGAAGAGCAAGTAGAGGTTGAGCTCGCAGAGGGTTACACCATAACTCAGTTTTGTGACAAGATTATTGAGGTCTTTTTGAATGAGAAGCCCAAGACAAAGGAGTGGAGGAAGTATTTGGTATTCAGGGAGGATTGGAAGAAGTATAGGGAAAGCTTCTACAATCGGTGTCGTTCGCGGGCAGATGCGGAAAGCGATCCTACTATGAAGCAGAAATTGATTTCACTTGGAAGGAAGGTTAAGAAG ATTGATGATGAAATGGAAGGACATAGTGAACTTCTTAAGGAGATCCAAGACAACCCAACTGACACTAATGCAATTGTTACACGTCGGCGCAAGGACTTCACGGGGGAATTTTTTAGCTACCTCGATCTACTGTCGCAGACTTATGACAGTTTGGAGGATCGTGATG CGGTGGCAAGACTGGGGACCAGATGCCTGTCCGCTGTCAGTGCTTATGATAATACACTGGAATATGTGGATACATTAGATGCTGCCCAGGCcaaatttgatgatatcctcaACTCTCCTTCAGTGGAAGTGGCATGTGAGAAGATTAAAAGCCTTGCCAAGGCGAAGGAACTTGATTCCTCCTTGATCCTGTTGATAAATAGTGCTTGGGCTTCAGCAAAGGAGTCCACAACTATGAAAAATGAG GTCAAAGAAATAATGTATCATTTATATAAGGCCACAAAGAGCAGTCTTAGGAGCATTGAGCCAAAAGAAATAAAGCTACTTAAGCATTTGCTGAACATCACAGATCCTGAAGAGCGATTCTCGGCACTGGCAACAGCTTTCTCCCCGGGTGATGAACGTGAAGCGAAGGACCCTTATGCTTTATACAC TAATCCCAAGGAGCTACACAAATGGATCAAGATCATGCTTGATGCGTACAATCTCAATAAGGAAGAAACCGACATTAGGGAAGCCAGACAAATGACTCAGCCTGTGGTTATACAGAGGCTGTTCATCCTCAAGGAAACTATTGAAGGAGAATATTTGGAGGACGGCAAGTCTCAAGATTCTAAAACAGAAGGGGACACTAAATCAGAGGAGTTGTGA